A genome region from Scyliorhinus canicula chromosome 16, sScyCan1.1, whole genome shotgun sequence includes the following:
- the htr6 gene encoding 5-hydroxytryptamine receptor 6 — translation MAGGEGTELGQRAAQEGSVWLAAFLSLIIILTTAGNLLLILLIFTQRTLRNTSNYFLVSLFMSDLMVGVVVMPPAMLNQLYGRWVLDRGFCSVWSSFDVMCCSASILNLCVISLDRYFLIISPLKYKLRVSPCRALLLIFTTWSLASLASFLPIEMGWHEMDFDTQALNSSVQLEEVQCRLSVSLPYALIASCLTFFLPSVAISFTYCRILLAARKQAVQVASLTTNVATTSEEPLQIRGAQNPSARTSGSRKFTTKHSKRALKASLTLGILLGMFFVAWLPFFAANVTQAVCDCVPALLFDVLTWLGYFNSTMNPIIYPLFMRDFKRAMAKYLPCCRRWWERRSSVVSFSMRNSNSAPRLALSLRNMLALRPETDSVESVTQMNGNILLPAAKVAEDKHLEVTGADSLHLFELEHFDQGLQVNQLNTPMD, via the exons ATGGCGGGGGGCGAGGGCACCGAGCTGGGGCAGCGGGCAGCCCAGGAGGGCAGCGTGTGGCTCGCTGCTTTCCTCTCCCTCATCATCATCCTGACCACGGCCGGAAACCTGCTCCTGATTTTGCTGATCTTCACACAGCGCACTCTGCGCAACACTTCCAACTACTTCCTGGTCTCGCTCTTCATGTCTgacctgatggtgggggtggtggtgatgcccCCGGCTATGCTGAACCAGCTGTACGGGCGCTGGGTGCTGGACAGAGGCTTCTGCTCCGTCTGGTCCTCCTTTGATGTGATGTGTTGCAGCGCTTCCATCCTCAACCTGtgtgtgatcagcctggacagaTACTTCCTCATCATCTCCCCTCTCAAATACAAACTGCGGGTTAGTCCCTGCCGGGCTCTGCTCCTCATCTTCACCACCTGGAGCCTGGCATCCCTGGCTTCCTTCCTGCCCATTGAGATGGGCTGGCATGAGATGGACTTTGATACCCAGGCGCTCAACTCCAGTGTGCAGCTGGAGGAGGTCCAGTGCCGCCTCTCGGTGAGCCTCCCCTACGCCCTCATTGCCTCCTGCCTCACCTTCTTCCTGCCCTCCGTGGCCATCTCCTTCACCTACTGCCGGATCCTGCTGGCCGCCAGGAAACAAGCCGTGCAAGTGGCCTCCTTGACCACCAATGTGGCCACCACTTCAGAGGAGCCTTTGCAG ATCCGGGGAGCACAGAATCCATCAGCGAGAACCAGCGGCAGTCGGAAATTCACAACCAAACACAGTAAGCGGGCTCTGAAGGCGAGCCTGACCCTGGGAATTCTGCTGGGAATGTTCTTTGTGGCCTGGCTGCCCTTCTTTGCGGCCAATGTTACCCAG GCGGTGTGTGACTGTGTCCCAGCTCTGCTCTTTGATGTACTGACCTGGCTGGGCTACTTTAACAGCACCATGAACCCAATCATCTACCCCCTCTTCATGCGGGACTTCAAACGGGCCATGGCCAAGTACCTGCCCTGCTGCCGGCGGTGGTGGGAGAGGCGGTCGAGTGTGGTGTCTTTCTCCATGAGGAACTCCAACAGCGCCCCGCGGCTGGCGCTGTCCCTCAGAAACATGCTGGCGCTGCGGCCAGAAACCGACTCGGTTGAGTCTGTGACCCAAATGAACGGCAACATACTCCTGCCAGCCGCCAAGGTGGCCGAGGACAAGCACTTGGAGGTCACGGGGGCGGATTCGCTGCATCTCTTTGAGCTGGAACATTTTGATCAGGGCTTGCAGGTAAACCAGCTGAACACCCCAATGGATTAG